Proteins found in one Leguminivora glycinivorella isolate SPB_JAAS2020 chromosome 4, LegGlyc_1.1, whole genome shotgun sequence genomic segment:
- the LOC125225330 gene encoding uncharacterized protein LOC125225330 → MGIRISLQNKSVLVRLERRAPARRYRRRGRAASQRSLCRGRAACRRGPRGGPAASRRNPWRARAACQYIARADAGPTASSPSPAPATAAAPEVPCAPEVADLALNEDVLLLLGDAPEPEVDFGKPVHKDIASRWQEILIKGLPKEVTENLLKEYLIPQNCDFLVPPILNPEAKVALSDFMVKRDAALSAKQKQIGIALAALSQVVELVINKETSTQKILKPLGDACRVLCDSHFCETKTRRGFVTAAINADVKDIITESPRDKFLFGSNITEQLKSAKCIKESGSVLKQSKNEKSQKFNVNNFIKRKNYNNTQYSSRLNWKTTPRRAPNRQEHRRPSTRRPATRASFQRREKSERSPSRSRRARRR, encoded by the coding sequence ATGGGCATTCGCATATCGTTACAGAACAAGTCTGTACTCGTTCGGCTGGAGAGGCGCGCACCGGCGCGGCGATACCGTCGGCGGGGCCGAGCGGCGAGTCAGCGGAGCCTGTGCCGGGGCCGAGCGGCGTGTCGTCGCGGCCCGCGGGGAGGCCCGGCGGCGAGTCGGCGGAACCCGTGGCGGGCCCGAGCGGCGTGTCAATACATCGCGCGCGCGGACGCCGGCCCTACAGCATCGAGCCCCTCGCCGGCACCAGCGACGGCCGCAGCTCCTGAGGTTCCTTGTGCACCAGAGGTCGCTGACCTCGCGCTAAACGAAGACGTTCTTTTATTGCTGGGTGACGCGCCTGAACCGGAGGTTGATTTTGGTAAACCCGTACATAAGGATATCGCCTCCAGGTGGCAGGAAATCCTTATTAAGGGCCTCCCGAAAGAAGTAACTGAGAATTTGCTCAAGGAATACTTGATTCCACAAAACTGTGACTTTCTAGTCCCTCCTATTCTTAACCCAGAGGCTAAAGTAGCTTTATCTGACTTTATGGTAAAAAGAGATGCCGCATTATCGGCAAAACAGAAACAAATAGGTATTGCTCTAGCTGCCTTGTCCCAAGTGGTtgaattagtaataaataaggaAACTTCGACACAGAAAATACTTAAACCATTGGGCGACGCTTGTCGTGTTCTTTGCGATAGTCATTTTTGTGAAACTAAGACCCGTCGTGGGTTCGTAACTGCAGCCATTAACGCTGATGTTAAAGATATTATTACCGAAAGTCCTCGAGACAAATTTTTATTCGGTAGCAATATAACTGAGCAATTAAAATCGGCTAAATGTATTAAAGAATCAGGATCTGTTTTAAAGCAaagcaaaaatgaaaaatctcAAAAGTTCAATGTTAATAACTTCATTAAACGTAAAAACTATAACAATACACAGTATAGCAGCCGTTTAAACTGGAAGACAACGCCTCGAAGAGCCCCCAACAGACAGGAGCACCGGAGACCTTCGACGCGTCGTCCGGCGACGAGAGCGAGCTTTCAACGGAGGGAGAAGTCGGAGCGGTCGCCGAGCCGGAGCAGGCGGGCCAGGAGGCGCTAG